In one Juglans regia cultivar Chandler chromosome 11, Walnut 2.0, whole genome shotgun sequence genomic region, the following are encoded:
- the LOC108987638 gene encoding phosphate transporter PHO1 homolog 3-like isoform X2: MKFGKEFAAQMVPEWQEAYMDYGKLKTLLKDILRFKQRNRPPATPSAGLKRKLTLYRAFSGLTQRYNHHPTSPSSTTRDDDHDIESQAILVNSVSRDGLQRYQTTFLMSDDEGGEYELVYFRRLDDEFNKVEKFYRSMVEEVMKEADMLNKQMDAFIAFRIKVENPRGLFDRSVEMTRLASNVAASAAALSASTSRGASAIMSMDVIEEVRSNSHGQSDDSGVQEKDEEETIDVGNQKVQEQRPNNIRASRPAPPEVVDRVKINNTRETPRSTIKNILHYPMQTKLNFSRKNLMKAEEQLKRAIIEFYQKLRLLKSFSFLNILAFSKIMKKYEKITSRDASKSYLKMVDNSILGSSDEVTKLMDRTEAAFIKYFSNSNRTRGMNILRSTAKRERQRTTFSMGLFAGATLILALILIIRARNLMNNKGATQYMENMFPLYSLFGFIVLHMLMYAANIYFWRRYRVNYSFIFGFKQGTELGYQQVLLLSFGLAALALALASVPLNLDMERDPKMNYYKALTDLLPLSLVLLVVIILLFPFNIMYRSSRFFFLTCLFHCICAPLYKVTLPDFFLADQFTSQVQALRSLEFYICYYGWGDYKHRQNTCKKSDVFNTFYFIVAVIPYLSRLLQCLHRLFEEKDAMQGYNALKYFLTSVAVTMRTAYKPDKGLGWRMLAWIFSAIAAIVSTYWDLVVDWGLLQRKSKNQWLRDKLLIPHKSVYFGAMLSKRLQLEKVLNVVLRFAWLQTVLGFKMSFLHGESLITIVAFLEIIRRGIWNFFRLENEHLNNVGKYRAFKSVPLPFNYDDNEDEEE, encoded by the exons ATGAAGTTCGGAAAGGAATTCGCGGCACAGATGGTCCCTGAATGGCAAGAAGCATACATGGATTATGGGAAGCTCAAAACCTTGTTGAAAGACATCCTACGCTTCAAGCAAAGAAACCGGCCACCGGCCACCCCATCGGCCGGCCTAAAGCGAAAGCTCACACTTTACAGAGCTTTTAGCGGCCTTACACAAAGATACAACCACCACCCAACAAGCCCATCATCCACTACTCGCGATGATGATCATGACATTGAAAGCCAAGCCATTCTCGTAAATTCAGTGAGCCGGGATGGCTTACAAAGGTATCAGACTACGTTTCTCATGTCCGACGACGAAGGGGGAGAGTACGAGTTGGTTTACTTCAGGAGGCTCGACGATGAATTCAATAAAGTGGAGAAGTTTTACAGGTCTATGGTGGAGGAGGTGATGAAGGAAGCGGATATGTTGAATAAGCAAATGGATGCTTTCATTGCTTTTCGAATAAAAGTGGAGAATCCTCGAGGCTTGTTTGATAGATCAGTTGAGATGACTCGTCTTGCTTCAAATGTTGCAGCTTCTGCAGCTGCATTGTCGGCTTCAACATCGAGAGGGGCCAGTGCAA TCATGTCGATGGATGTGATTGAAGAGGTGCGATCGAATAGCCATGGACAATCGGATGATTCGGGTGTTCAGGAAAAAGATGAGGAGGAGACCATTGATGTTGGAAATCAAAAGGTTCAAGAACAGAGGCCGAATAACATCAGGGCCAGTAGACCAGCTCCTCCTGAAGTAGTTGATCGTGTGAAAATAAACAACACCCGGGAGACTCCTCGCTCCACCATTAAGAACATTCTCCATTATCCCATGCAGACGAAGTTAAATTTCAGCAGGAAAAATCTTATGAAAGCTGAAGAACAACTTAAGCGGGCTATTATTGAATTTTACCAGAAGCTCCGGCTTCTCAAAAGCTTCAG CTTCTTGAATATACTGGCATTTTCAAAGATAATGAAGAAATACGAGAAG ATTACTTCAAGGGATGCATCAAAGTCCTACCTGAAGATGGTGGATAACTCCATCCTCGGAAGCTCTGATGAG GTTACCAAGCTTATGGACAGGACTGAAGCTGCATTCATCAAGTATTTCTCCAACTCTAACCGCACTAGAGGCATGAACATCTTAAGATCCACGGCAAAGAGAGAAAGACAAAGGACTACATTTTCCATGG GTCTTTTTGCTGGCGCAACTCTGATATTAgctcttattttaattatacgCGCTCGTAATCTCATGAATAATAAAGGGGCGACCCAATATATGGAGAACATGTTTCCCCTGTACAG TTTGTTTGGCTTCATAGTTCTGCACATGTTAATGTATGCTGCCAACATATACTTCTGGAGGCGGTACCGAGTCAACTATTCCTTCATATTCGGCTTCAAGCAAGGAACCGAGTTGGGCTACCAACAAGTTCTCCTCCTCAGCTTTGGTCTTGCAGCACTAGCACTAGCACTAGCTAGTGTTCCCTTAAACCTTGACATGGAAAGGGACCCAAAAATGAATTATTACAAAGCATTGACAGATCTTCTGCCTCTCAGCTTGGTTCTT CTTGTAGTTATCATATTACTCTTTCCATTCAACATAATGTACCGTTCAAGTcgtttcttcttcctcacaTGTCTCTTTCACTGTATCTGTGCTCCTTTGTACAAG GTCACACTCCCAGATTTCTTCTTGGCGGATCAGTTTACCAGCCAAGTGCAAGCCTTGAGAAGTTTGGAGTTCTACATATGCTACTACGGTTGGGGAGACTACAAGCACAGACAAAACACTTGCAAAAAGAGTGACGTATTCAACACTTTCTACTTCATTGTTGCAGTGATTCCGTACTTGTCTCGACTCCTTCAG TGCCTCCATCGCTTATTTGAAGAGAAAGATGCTATGCAAGGATACAACGCgctgaaatattttctgacaaGTGTGGCTGTTACAATGAGAACAGCTTACAAGCCCGACAAGGGATTGGGTTGGAGGATGCTAGCATGGATTTTCTCAGCCATTGCAGCAATTGTCAGTACATATTGGGACCTTGTCGTGGACTGGGGACTCCTGCAACGGAAATCTAAGAACCAATGGCTGAGAGACAAGCTTCTGATCCCTCACAAAAGTGTATATTTTGGAGCCATGTTGAGTAAACGACTTCAACTGGAGAAA GTGTTGAATGTCGTCCTCAGGTTTGCTTGGTTGCAAACTGTTTTGGGTTTCAAGATGTCTTTCTTACATGGAGAATCTTTAATCACCATTGTAGCCTTCCTAGAAATCATTCGTCGTGGGATTTGGAATTTCTTCAG GTTGGAGAATGAGCATTTGAACAATGTTGGCAAGTACCGTGCATTCAAGTCTGTTCCCCTACCCTTCAACTATGATGACAACGAAGACGAGGAAGAGTAG
- the LOC108987638 gene encoding phosphate transporter PHO1 homolog 3-like isoform X3 yields MKFGKEFAAQMVPEWQEAYMDYGKLKTLLKDILRFKQRNRPPATPSAGLKRKLTLYRAFSGLTQRYNHHPTSPSSTTRDDDHDIESQAILVNSVSRDGLQRYQTTFLMSDDEGGEYELVYFRRLDDEFNKVEKFYRSMVEEVMKEADMLNKQMDAFIAFRIKVENPRGLFDRSVEMTRLASNVAASAAALSASTSRGAIMSMDVIEEVRSNSHGQSDDSGVQEKDEEETIDVGNQKVQEQRPNNIRASRPAPPEVVDRVKINNTRETPRSTIKNILHYPMQTKLNFSRKNLMKAEEQLKRAIIEFYQKLRLLKSFSFLNILAFSKIMKKYEKITSRDASKSYLKMVDNSILGSSDEVTKLMDRTEAAFIKYFSNSNRTRGMNILRSTAKRERQRTTFSMGLFAGATLILALILIIRARNLMNNKGATQYMENMFPLYSLFGFIVLHMLMYAANIYFWRRYRVNYSFIFGFKQGTELGYQQVLLLSFGLAALALALASVPLNLDMERDPKMNYYKALTDLLPLSLVLLVVIILLFPFNIMYRSSRFFFLTCLFHCICAPLYKVTLPDFFLADQFTSQVQALRSLEFYICYYGWGDYKHRQNTCKKSDVFNTFYFIVAVIPYLSRLLQCLHRLFEEKDAMQGYNALKYFLTSVAVTMRTAYKPDKGLGWRMLAWIFSAIAAIVSTYWDLVVDWGLLQRKSKNQWLRDKLLIPHKSVYFGAMLSKRLQLEKVLNVVLRFAWLQTVLGFKMSFLHGESLITIVAFLEIIRRGIWNFFRLENEHLNNVGKYRAFKSVPLPFNYDDNEDEEE; encoded by the exons ATGAAGTTCGGAAAGGAATTCGCGGCACAGATGGTCCCTGAATGGCAAGAAGCATACATGGATTATGGGAAGCTCAAAACCTTGTTGAAAGACATCCTACGCTTCAAGCAAAGAAACCGGCCACCGGCCACCCCATCGGCCGGCCTAAAGCGAAAGCTCACACTTTACAGAGCTTTTAGCGGCCTTACACAAAGATACAACCACCACCCAACAAGCCCATCATCCACTACTCGCGATGATGATCATGACATTGAAAGCCAAGCCATTCTCGTAAATTCAGTGAGCCGGGATGGCTTACAAAGGTATCAGACTACGTTTCTCATGTCCGACGACGAAGGGGGAGAGTACGAGTTGGTTTACTTCAGGAGGCTCGACGATGAATTCAATAAAGTGGAGAAGTTTTACAGGTCTATGGTGGAGGAGGTGATGAAGGAAGCGGATATGTTGAATAAGCAAATGGATGCTTTCATTGCTTTTCGAATAAAAGTGGAGAATCCTCGAGGCTTGTTTGATAGATCAGTTGAGATGACTCGTCTTGCTTCAAATGTTGCAGCTTCTGCAGCTGCATTGTCGGCTTCAACATCGAGAGGGGCCA TCATGTCGATGGATGTGATTGAAGAGGTGCGATCGAATAGCCATGGACAATCGGATGATTCGGGTGTTCAGGAAAAAGATGAGGAGGAGACCATTGATGTTGGAAATCAAAAGGTTCAAGAACAGAGGCCGAATAACATCAGGGCCAGTAGACCAGCTCCTCCTGAAGTAGTTGATCGTGTGAAAATAAACAACACCCGGGAGACTCCTCGCTCCACCATTAAGAACATTCTCCATTATCCCATGCAGACGAAGTTAAATTTCAGCAGGAAAAATCTTATGAAAGCTGAAGAACAACTTAAGCGGGCTATTATTGAATTTTACCAGAAGCTCCGGCTTCTCAAAAGCTTCAG CTTCTTGAATATACTGGCATTTTCAAAGATAATGAAGAAATACGAGAAG ATTACTTCAAGGGATGCATCAAAGTCCTACCTGAAGATGGTGGATAACTCCATCCTCGGAAGCTCTGATGAG GTTACCAAGCTTATGGACAGGACTGAAGCTGCATTCATCAAGTATTTCTCCAACTCTAACCGCACTAGAGGCATGAACATCTTAAGATCCACGGCAAAGAGAGAAAGACAAAGGACTACATTTTCCATGG GTCTTTTTGCTGGCGCAACTCTGATATTAgctcttattttaattatacgCGCTCGTAATCTCATGAATAATAAAGGGGCGACCCAATATATGGAGAACATGTTTCCCCTGTACAG TTTGTTTGGCTTCATAGTTCTGCACATGTTAATGTATGCTGCCAACATATACTTCTGGAGGCGGTACCGAGTCAACTATTCCTTCATATTCGGCTTCAAGCAAGGAACCGAGTTGGGCTACCAACAAGTTCTCCTCCTCAGCTTTGGTCTTGCAGCACTAGCACTAGCACTAGCTAGTGTTCCCTTAAACCTTGACATGGAAAGGGACCCAAAAATGAATTATTACAAAGCATTGACAGATCTTCTGCCTCTCAGCTTGGTTCTT CTTGTAGTTATCATATTACTCTTTCCATTCAACATAATGTACCGTTCAAGTcgtttcttcttcctcacaTGTCTCTTTCACTGTATCTGTGCTCCTTTGTACAAG GTCACACTCCCAGATTTCTTCTTGGCGGATCAGTTTACCAGCCAAGTGCAAGCCTTGAGAAGTTTGGAGTTCTACATATGCTACTACGGTTGGGGAGACTACAAGCACAGACAAAACACTTGCAAAAAGAGTGACGTATTCAACACTTTCTACTTCATTGTTGCAGTGATTCCGTACTTGTCTCGACTCCTTCAG TGCCTCCATCGCTTATTTGAAGAGAAAGATGCTATGCAAGGATACAACGCgctgaaatattttctgacaaGTGTGGCTGTTACAATGAGAACAGCTTACAAGCCCGACAAGGGATTGGGTTGGAGGATGCTAGCATGGATTTTCTCAGCCATTGCAGCAATTGTCAGTACATATTGGGACCTTGTCGTGGACTGGGGACTCCTGCAACGGAAATCTAAGAACCAATGGCTGAGAGACAAGCTTCTGATCCCTCACAAAAGTGTATATTTTGGAGCCATGTTGAGTAAACGACTTCAACTGGAGAAA GTGTTGAATGTCGTCCTCAGGTTTGCTTGGTTGCAAACTGTTTTGGGTTTCAAGATGTCTTTCTTACATGGAGAATCTTTAATCACCATTGTAGCCTTCCTAGAAATCATTCGTCGTGGGATTTGGAATTTCTTCAG GTTGGAGAATGAGCATTTGAACAATGTTGGCAAGTACCGTGCATTCAAGTCTGTTCCCCTACCCTTCAACTATGATGACAACGAAGACGAGGAAGAGTAG
- the LOC108987638 gene encoding phosphate transporter PHO1 homolog 3-like isoform X4 encodes MKFGKEFAAQMVPEWQEAYMDYGKLKTLLKDILRFKQRNRPPATPSAGLKRKLTLYRAFSGLTQRYNHHPTSPSSTTRDDDHDIESQAILVNSVSRDGLQRYQTTFLMSDDEGGEYELVYFRRLDDEFNKVEKFYRSMVEEVMKEADMLNKQMDAFIAFRIKVENPRGLFDRSVEMTRLASNVAASAAALSASTSRGASASKVRSNSHGQSDDSGVQEKDEEETIDVGNQKVQEQRPNNIRASRPAPPEVVDRVKINNTRETPRSTIKNILHYPMQTKLNFSRKNLMKAEEQLKRAIIEFYQKLRLLKSFSFLNILAFSKIMKKYEKITSRDASKSYLKMVDNSILGSSDEVTKLMDRTEAAFIKYFSNSNRTRGMNILRSTAKRERQRTTFSMGLFAGATLILALILIIRARNLMNNKGATQYMENMFPLYSLFGFIVLHMLMYAANIYFWRRYRVNYSFIFGFKQGTELGYQQVLLLSFGLAALALALASVPLNLDMERDPKMNYYKALTDLLPLSLVLLVVIILLFPFNIMYRSSRFFFLTCLFHCICAPLYKVTLPDFFLADQFTSQVQALRSLEFYICYYGWGDYKHRQNTCKKSDVFNTFYFIVAVIPYLSRLLQCLHRLFEEKDAMQGYNALKYFLTSVAVTMRTAYKPDKGLGWRMLAWIFSAIAAIVSTYWDLVVDWGLLQRKSKNQWLRDKLLIPHKSVYFGAMLSKRLQLEKVLNVVLRFAWLQTVLGFKMSFLHGESLITIVAFLEIIRRGIWNFFRLENEHLNNVGKYRAFKSVPLPFNYDDNEDEEE; translated from the exons ATGAAGTTCGGAAAGGAATTCGCGGCACAGATGGTCCCTGAATGGCAAGAAGCATACATGGATTATGGGAAGCTCAAAACCTTGTTGAAAGACATCCTACGCTTCAAGCAAAGAAACCGGCCACCGGCCACCCCATCGGCCGGCCTAAAGCGAAAGCTCACACTTTACAGAGCTTTTAGCGGCCTTACACAAAGATACAACCACCACCCAACAAGCCCATCATCCACTACTCGCGATGATGATCATGACATTGAAAGCCAAGCCATTCTCGTAAATTCAGTGAGCCGGGATGGCTTACAAAGGTATCAGACTACGTTTCTCATGTCCGACGACGAAGGGGGAGAGTACGAGTTGGTTTACTTCAGGAGGCTCGACGATGAATTCAATAAAGTGGAGAAGTTTTACAGGTCTATGGTGGAGGAGGTGATGAAGGAAGCGGATATGTTGAATAAGCAAATGGATGCTTTCATTGCTTTTCGAATAAAAGTGGAGAATCCTCGAGGCTTGTTTGATAGATCAGTTGAGATGACTCGTCTTGCTTCAAATGTTGCAGCTTCTGCAGCTGCATTGTCGGCTTCAACATCGAGAGGGGCCAGTGCAAGTA AGGTGCGATCGAATAGCCATGGACAATCGGATGATTCGGGTGTTCAGGAAAAAGATGAGGAGGAGACCATTGATGTTGGAAATCAAAAGGTTCAAGAACAGAGGCCGAATAACATCAGGGCCAGTAGACCAGCTCCTCCTGAAGTAGTTGATCGTGTGAAAATAAACAACACCCGGGAGACTCCTCGCTCCACCATTAAGAACATTCTCCATTATCCCATGCAGACGAAGTTAAATTTCAGCAGGAAAAATCTTATGAAAGCTGAAGAACAACTTAAGCGGGCTATTATTGAATTTTACCAGAAGCTCCGGCTTCTCAAAAGCTTCAG CTTCTTGAATATACTGGCATTTTCAAAGATAATGAAGAAATACGAGAAG ATTACTTCAAGGGATGCATCAAAGTCCTACCTGAAGATGGTGGATAACTCCATCCTCGGAAGCTCTGATGAG GTTACCAAGCTTATGGACAGGACTGAAGCTGCATTCATCAAGTATTTCTCCAACTCTAACCGCACTAGAGGCATGAACATCTTAAGATCCACGGCAAAGAGAGAAAGACAAAGGACTACATTTTCCATGG GTCTTTTTGCTGGCGCAACTCTGATATTAgctcttattttaattatacgCGCTCGTAATCTCATGAATAATAAAGGGGCGACCCAATATATGGAGAACATGTTTCCCCTGTACAG TTTGTTTGGCTTCATAGTTCTGCACATGTTAATGTATGCTGCCAACATATACTTCTGGAGGCGGTACCGAGTCAACTATTCCTTCATATTCGGCTTCAAGCAAGGAACCGAGTTGGGCTACCAACAAGTTCTCCTCCTCAGCTTTGGTCTTGCAGCACTAGCACTAGCACTAGCTAGTGTTCCCTTAAACCTTGACATGGAAAGGGACCCAAAAATGAATTATTACAAAGCATTGACAGATCTTCTGCCTCTCAGCTTGGTTCTT CTTGTAGTTATCATATTACTCTTTCCATTCAACATAATGTACCGTTCAAGTcgtttcttcttcctcacaTGTCTCTTTCACTGTATCTGTGCTCCTTTGTACAAG GTCACACTCCCAGATTTCTTCTTGGCGGATCAGTTTACCAGCCAAGTGCAAGCCTTGAGAAGTTTGGAGTTCTACATATGCTACTACGGTTGGGGAGACTACAAGCACAGACAAAACACTTGCAAAAAGAGTGACGTATTCAACACTTTCTACTTCATTGTTGCAGTGATTCCGTACTTGTCTCGACTCCTTCAG TGCCTCCATCGCTTATTTGAAGAGAAAGATGCTATGCAAGGATACAACGCgctgaaatattttctgacaaGTGTGGCTGTTACAATGAGAACAGCTTACAAGCCCGACAAGGGATTGGGTTGGAGGATGCTAGCATGGATTTTCTCAGCCATTGCAGCAATTGTCAGTACATATTGGGACCTTGTCGTGGACTGGGGACTCCTGCAACGGAAATCTAAGAACCAATGGCTGAGAGACAAGCTTCTGATCCCTCACAAAAGTGTATATTTTGGAGCCATGTTGAGTAAACGACTTCAACTGGAGAAA GTGTTGAATGTCGTCCTCAGGTTTGCTTGGTTGCAAACTGTTTTGGGTTTCAAGATGTCTTTCTTACATGGAGAATCTTTAATCACCATTGTAGCCTTCCTAGAAATCATTCGTCGTGGGATTTGGAATTTCTTCAG GTTGGAGAATGAGCATTTGAACAATGTTGGCAAGTACCGTGCATTCAAGTCTGTTCCCCTACCCTTCAACTATGATGACAACGAAGACGAGGAAGAGTAG
- the LOC108987638 gene encoding phosphate transporter PHO1 homolog 3-like isoform X1, whose product MKFGKEFAAQMVPEWQEAYMDYGKLKTLLKDILRFKQRNRPPATPSAGLKRKLTLYRAFSGLTQRYNHHPTSPSSTTRDDDHDIESQAILVNSVSRDGLQRYQTTFLMSDDEGGEYELVYFRRLDDEFNKVEKFYRSMVEEVMKEADMLNKQMDAFIAFRIKVENPRGLFDRSVEMTRLASNVAASAAALSASTSRGASASSKFFMSMDVIEEVRSNSHGQSDDSGVQEKDEEETIDVGNQKVQEQRPNNIRASRPAPPEVVDRVKINNTRETPRSTIKNILHYPMQTKLNFSRKNLMKAEEQLKRAIIEFYQKLRLLKSFSFLNILAFSKIMKKYEKITSRDASKSYLKMVDNSILGSSDEVTKLMDRTEAAFIKYFSNSNRTRGMNILRSTAKRERQRTTFSMGLFAGATLILALILIIRARNLMNNKGATQYMENMFPLYSLFGFIVLHMLMYAANIYFWRRYRVNYSFIFGFKQGTELGYQQVLLLSFGLAALALALASVPLNLDMERDPKMNYYKALTDLLPLSLVLLVVIILLFPFNIMYRSSRFFFLTCLFHCICAPLYKVTLPDFFLADQFTSQVQALRSLEFYICYYGWGDYKHRQNTCKKSDVFNTFYFIVAVIPYLSRLLQCLHRLFEEKDAMQGYNALKYFLTSVAVTMRTAYKPDKGLGWRMLAWIFSAIAAIVSTYWDLVVDWGLLQRKSKNQWLRDKLLIPHKSVYFGAMLSKRLQLEKVLNVVLRFAWLQTVLGFKMSFLHGESLITIVAFLEIIRRGIWNFFRLENEHLNNVGKYRAFKSVPLPFNYDDNEDEEE is encoded by the exons ATGAAGTTCGGAAAGGAATTCGCGGCACAGATGGTCCCTGAATGGCAAGAAGCATACATGGATTATGGGAAGCTCAAAACCTTGTTGAAAGACATCCTACGCTTCAAGCAAAGAAACCGGCCACCGGCCACCCCATCGGCCGGCCTAAAGCGAAAGCTCACACTTTACAGAGCTTTTAGCGGCCTTACACAAAGATACAACCACCACCCAACAAGCCCATCATCCACTACTCGCGATGATGATCATGACATTGAAAGCCAAGCCATTCTCGTAAATTCAGTGAGCCGGGATGGCTTACAAAGGTATCAGACTACGTTTCTCATGTCCGACGACGAAGGGGGAGAGTACGAGTTGGTTTACTTCAGGAGGCTCGACGATGAATTCAATAAAGTGGAGAAGTTTTACAGGTCTATGGTGGAGGAGGTGATGAAGGAAGCGGATATGTTGAATAAGCAAATGGATGCTTTCATTGCTTTTCGAATAAAAGTGGAGAATCCTCGAGGCTTGTTTGATAGATCAGTTGAGATGACTCGTCTTGCTTCAAATGTTGCAGCTTCTGCAGCTGCATTGTCGGCTTCAACATCGAGAGGGGCCAGTGCAAGTAGTAAGTTTT TCATGTCGATGGATGTGATTGAAGAGGTGCGATCGAATAGCCATGGACAATCGGATGATTCGGGTGTTCAGGAAAAAGATGAGGAGGAGACCATTGATGTTGGAAATCAAAAGGTTCAAGAACAGAGGCCGAATAACATCAGGGCCAGTAGACCAGCTCCTCCTGAAGTAGTTGATCGTGTGAAAATAAACAACACCCGGGAGACTCCTCGCTCCACCATTAAGAACATTCTCCATTATCCCATGCAGACGAAGTTAAATTTCAGCAGGAAAAATCTTATGAAAGCTGAAGAACAACTTAAGCGGGCTATTATTGAATTTTACCAGAAGCTCCGGCTTCTCAAAAGCTTCAG CTTCTTGAATATACTGGCATTTTCAAAGATAATGAAGAAATACGAGAAG ATTACTTCAAGGGATGCATCAAAGTCCTACCTGAAGATGGTGGATAACTCCATCCTCGGAAGCTCTGATGAG GTTACCAAGCTTATGGACAGGACTGAAGCTGCATTCATCAAGTATTTCTCCAACTCTAACCGCACTAGAGGCATGAACATCTTAAGATCCACGGCAAAGAGAGAAAGACAAAGGACTACATTTTCCATGG GTCTTTTTGCTGGCGCAACTCTGATATTAgctcttattttaattatacgCGCTCGTAATCTCATGAATAATAAAGGGGCGACCCAATATATGGAGAACATGTTTCCCCTGTACAG TTTGTTTGGCTTCATAGTTCTGCACATGTTAATGTATGCTGCCAACATATACTTCTGGAGGCGGTACCGAGTCAACTATTCCTTCATATTCGGCTTCAAGCAAGGAACCGAGTTGGGCTACCAACAAGTTCTCCTCCTCAGCTTTGGTCTTGCAGCACTAGCACTAGCACTAGCTAGTGTTCCCTTAAACCTTGACATGGAAAGGGACCCAAAAATGAATTATTACAAAGCATTGACAGATCTTCTGCCTCTCAGCTTGGTTCTT CTTGTAGTTATCATATTACTCTTTCCATTCAACATAATGTACCGTTCAAGTcgtttcttcttcctcacaTGTCTCTTTCACTGTATCTGTGCTCCTTTGTACAAG GTCACACTCCCAGATTTCTTCTTGGCGGATCAGTTTACCAGCCAAGTGCAAGCCTTGAGAAGTTTGGAGTTCTACATATGCTACTACGGTTGGGGAGACTACAAGCACAGACAAAACACTTGCAAAAAGAGTGACGTATTCAACACTTTCTACTTCATTGTTGCAGTGATTCCGTACTTGTCTCGACTCCTTCAG TGCCTCCATCGCTTATTTGAAGAGAAAGATGCTATGCAAGGATACAACGCgctgaaatattttctgacaaGTGTGGCTGTTACAATGAGAACAGCTTACAAGCCCGACAAGGGATTGGGTTGGAGGATGCTAGCATGGATTTTCTCAGCCATTGCAGCAATTGTCAGTACATATTGGGACCTTGTCGTGGACTGGGGACTCCTGCAACGGAAATCTAAGAACCAATGGCTGAGAGACAAGCTTCTGATCCCTCACAAAAGTGTATATTTTGGAGCCATGTTGAGTAAACGACTTCAACTGGAGAAA GTGTTGAATGTCGTCCTCAGGTTTGCTTGGTTGCAAACTGTTTTGGGTTTCAAGATGTCTTTCTTACATGGAGAATCTTTAATCACCATTGTAGCCTTCCTAGAAATCATTCGTCGTGGGATTTGGAATTTCTTCAG GTTGGAGAATGAGCATTTGAACAATGTTGGCAAGTACCGTGCATTCAAGTCTGTTCCCCTACCCTTCAACTATGATGACAACGAAGACGAGGAAGAGTAG